DNA from Lentibacillus amyloliquefaciens:
GCCTTGACACAGGCAAAGTCAATGTCATTTATGATGAAGCAACTGCCAACATTGAATCAATGCGCGAAGCAGTTGAAGATCAAGGCTATGACGTCGTCGTATAATTGAACTTTATAGTAGAGAAAAATCGGTTTCCGTGATTGGAAGCCGGTTTTTTTGTTTCAAATCTGACTTATGATTTTTGACCTCTGAAAAAGCGGGGTGGGAGCTGCGTAATGGTGCCTTTGCATTCTTTATCCCGCATGTAACTGGCAGTAAGACCCCCACCTCAAATGTTCGCGTAAACGATGAAGATTAGGTGGGGGGATGGCTGCCAGTAAATGTCCGATTCGTTTATCTAACAATCAGTGGGGGAAGAAAGAAAACTCCCACTGCTTGAAGATTCACTTTATTTCAAGTGCATAAAAGATCCATAATGCAACAAAACTATAGTGAATAAACCCAAATATGCAAGCTTATGAAGCAATTAGATTCCAAACAACCGGGAGGAAGATAAATGGCGCAAAATGGCCACAATAATCCGAATAACCAACAAAACAAAAAAAGTAAGCAACTGGATCAATACCGCAACGACCACAAAAATTCCCAGCTTACAACTAATCAGGGAATGAAGGTTTCAAACACAGCCGATTCATTGAAAGCCGGTGAACGAGGGCCTACATTAATGGAAGATTTTCATTTTAGAGAAAAAATGATGCATTTTGACCATGAGCGGATTCCTGAGCGTGTTGTCCATGCACGGGGATTCGGTGCGCATGGTTATTTTCAGGTGTATGAAGCGATGAGTGAACTGACAAGTGCTAAATTTCTGCAGGACCCGTCAGTGAAAACACCGGTTTTTGTCCGTTTTTCGACCGTTGTCGGTCAGCGTGGTTCTGCGGATACGGTTCGTGATGTACGCGGTTTTGCCACTAAGTTTTATACCGAGGACGGTAATTATGATTTGGTTGCCAACAATATGCCAGTGTTTTTTATTCAGGATGGGATGAAATTTCCGGATTTTGTTCACTCGATTAAACCCGAACCGCATAATGAAATCCCGCAGGCAACAGCCGCGCATGATTCGCTGTGGGATTTTGTCGTGAATAACACGGAATCCGCCCACATGATGCTGTGGCTGTTGTCAGACAGGGGAATACCACGAAGCTTTCGGATGATGGAAGGGTTTGGCGTTAACACCTTCCGATTTGTGAATGCCGAGGGAAAGGGACGGTTTGTCAAGTTTCATTGGAAGCCGCTGCTTGGCACGCACTCACTGACATGGGACGAAGCGCAAAAGTTAAACGGTGCAGACCCTGACTTTCTGCGCCGGGATTTATGGGATGCGATTAATCAAGGGGATTATCCGGAATTTGAGTTGGGTGTTCAGATTCTGGAAGAGGAAGATGAGTTCGCGTTTGATTTTGATATTCTTGATCCGACCAAATTTTGGCCTGAAGAACAGGTCCCGGTGAAAATCATCGGCAAAATGACACTGGATCAGAATCAGGATAACTTCTTTGCTGAAACAGAGCAGGTGGCATTCCATCCGGGGCATGTTGTACCGGGTATTGATTTCAGCAATGATCCGCTTTTGCAGGGACGGCTTTTCTCGTATCTGGATACACAATTGCTGCGATTAGGCGGGCCGAATTTTCACGAAATACCGATCAACCGGCCAATTGCTCCTGTTAAAAATAACCAGCGTGAAGGTTTCCACCGGATGGCAATTGATAAAGGAGCCGTTTCTTATTCGGCCAATTCACTGCGGGAAAACGCGCCTGAGCCGGATCCTGAACAAGGTTACAGGCATCATGCTGAAAAAGTTGAAGGCAGAAAGACACGCAAACGCAGTGATAGTTTTAACGATCACTACCGTCAGGCAACGCTTTTCTGGAACAGTATGTCGCTTCCGGAAAAGGAGCATATCATCAAGGCTTTTCATTTTGAAGTCGGAAACGTGAAGGATAAGACAATCAGGCAGCGTGTGGTGGATATGTTTAATCATGTTGACGGACAGCTGGCCGGTCAAATCGCGACGGGAATCGG
Protein-coding regions in this window:
- the copZ gene encoding copper chaperone CopZ, giving the protein METTLAVRGMTCGHCESSVKGALESIEGVEGVEVSLDTGKVNVIYDEATANIESMREAVEDQGYDVVV
- a CDS encoding catalase, with the protein product MAQNGHNNPNNQQNKKSKQLDQYRNDHKNSQLTTNQGMKVSNTADSLKAGERGPTLMEDFHFREKMMHFDHERIPERVVHARGFGAHGYFQVYEAMSELTSAKFLQDPSVKTPVFVRFSTVVGQRGSADTVRDVRGFATKFYTEDGNYDLVANNMPVFFIQDGMKFPDFVHSIKPEPHNEIPQATAAHDSLWDFVVNNTESAHMMLWLLSDRGIPRSFRMMEGFGVNTFRFVNAEGKGRFVKFHWKPLLGTHSLTWDEAQKLNGADPDFLRRDLWDAINQGDYPEFELGVQILEEEDEFAFDFDILDPTKFWPEEQVPVKIIGKMTLDQNQDNFFAETEQVAFHPGHVVPGIDFSNDPLLQGRLFSYLDTQLLRLGGPNFHEIPINRPIAPVKNNQREGFHRMAIDKGAVSYSANSLRENAPEPDPEQGYRHHAEKVEGRKTRKRSDSFNDHYRQATLFWNSMSLPEKEHIIKAFHFEVGNVKDKTIRQRVVDMFNHVDGQLAGQIATGIGVNPPENPGGSGETASSPAVSQENTIKQAATRKVAILIENGFNMDDVVQVTTQLESAGLHADIISKNQGMITSAGGEQIEAVKSYATASSIMYDALYIPGGKQSTDQLMTHQDAKTFVIDAFTHAKTIGAANSAVDLLMTSDIKQITFADTNTANKVVTDLGIVTIRETNDLNAFTQELIDNIAQHRHWARGNIDGKISG